From Paenibacillus physcomitrellae, the proteins below share one genomic window:
- a CDS encoding discoidin domain-containing protein, with the protein MRNKFVALSLVISMLFSGFFLDAGPFALSASAAGGPNLTLGKTITASGQADVYSPNNVKDGSQNTYWESTNNTFPQWIQVDLGAPASIDQIVLKLPTASGWNTRTQTLSVQGSTNGSNYTNLVGSADYVFAPESGNTVTIHFSAASTRYVKLNFTGNTGWPAAQLSELEIYGADPTPTPTPTPTPTPTPTPTPTPTPTPSPTPTPEPTPSPTPGPGSNVALGKTITASSHTQNYVESNANDNNLSTYWEGASNPSTLTLDLGSNHDISSIVLKLNPDPVWSSRTQTIQVLGHNQSTTSFSSLVGAKAYTFDPASGNSVTIPVTATVKRLQLNISSNTGAPAGQIAEFQVFGTPAANPDLTVTGLTWTPASPAENNSFTLNAVVKNNGTHAAGATSVNFYMNNELAGSSPVGALAAGASTTVPLNVGSKTADTYSVTAKVDENNAVIETNESNNSYTSPASLVIAPISSSDLIGTVAWSPATPQAGNAVSFSVTLKNQGTIATAGGAHGITVVLKNASGATLQTFTGSYNGSLAAGASANVALPGSWTAQTGSYTVTTTIAADANEAASKQSNNTTTNNLVVYGARGASMPYSRYDTDEATRGGGAALRTAPTFDQSLTASEASGQSYIALPSNGSYAEWTVKQGQGGAGVTMRFTLPDTADGMGQNGSLDVYVNGTKAQTVSLTSYYSWQYFSGDMPADTPSGGRPLFRFDEVHFKLDTALKAGDKIRIQKNNGDSLEYGVDFLEIEPLPAPVPRPANSVSVTDFGAVANDNQDDLAAFKAAVNAAVSGGKVLYIPEGTFHLSSMWEIGSANNMINNLTITGAGIWYTNIQFTNPNAAGGGISLRISGKLDFSNVYMNSNLRSRYGQNAIYKGFMDNFGTNSVIHDVWVEHFECGMWVGDYAHTPAIYANGLTVENSRIRNNLADGVNFAQGTSNSTVRNTNLRNNGDDALAVWTSDTNGAPAGVNNTFSYNTIENNWRAGGIAFFGGSGHKADHNYIIDCVGGSGIRMNTVFPGYHFQNNTGILFSDNTIINCGTSKDLYNGERGAIDLEASNDAIRNVTFTNIDIINSQRDAIQFGYGGGFQNIVFNNITINGTGLDGVTTSRFSGPHLGAAIFAYTGNGAATFNHLVTSNVAYPDLYYIQNGFGLTINN; encoded by the coding sequence ATGCGCAACAAATTTGTCGCCTTGTCACTTGTAATCAGCATGCTGTTCTCCGGTTTCTTTCTTGATGCGGGTCCGTTTGCTCTATCAGCGTCTGCGGCAGGAGGTCCTAATTTGACTCTGGGCAAAACAATTACCGCCAGCGGTCAGGCTGACGTCTATAGTCCGAATAACGTTAAAGACGGCAGCCAGAATACTTATTGGGAAAGCACGAATAACACGTTTCCGCAGTGGATTCAGGTCGACCTTGGAGCTCCTGCAAGCATTGATCAGATTGTTCTGAAGCTCCCAACGGCAAGCGGCTGGAATACAAGAACGCAAACCCTTTCTGTACAAGGCAGCACCAATGGTTCGAATTATACAAACTTGGTCGGTTCCGCAGACTACGTCTTCGCGCCGGAATCGGGCAATACGGTTACGATCCATTTTTCAGCGGCCAGCACCCGCTATGTGAAGCTTAATTTTACTGGAAATACAGGCTGGCCGGCTGCTCAGCTTTCCGAATTGGAGATATACGGAGCCGATCCAACACCAACGCCAACGCCAACACCAACACCAACACCAACACCAACGCCAACACCAACACCAACGCCAACACCTAGCCCTACTCCGACACCTGAGCCAACGCCTAGCCCTACTCCAGGTCCAGGGTCGAATGTGGCTCTAGGCAAAACCATTACAGCTTCTTCTCACACGCAAAATTATGTGGAAAGCAACGCCAACGACAACAACCTGTCTACTTATTGGGAGGGCGCAAGTAATCCAAGCACGCTAACGCTTGATCTTGGATCGAACCATGATATTTCCTCGATTGTGCTCAAGCTGAATCCTGACCCGGTTTGGTCCTCGCGCACCCAAACCATTCAAGTGCTTGGCCACAATCAGAGCACAACGAGCTTCAGCAGCCTGGTCGGGGCCAAAGCCTACACGTTTGATCCGGCTTCCGGCAATTCGGTCACTATTCCGGTAACGGCTACGGTCAAACGGCTGCAGCTGAATATCAGTTCAAATACAGGAGCTCCGGCAGGCCAAATCGCCGAGTTTCAGGTATTTGGTACTCCGGCGGCCAACCCGGATCTGACGGTCACCGGATTGACATGGACACCGGCTTCTCCGGCTGAGAACAACTCTTTTACGCTTAACGCGGTTGTCAAGAACAACGGAACCCACGCGGCGGGGGCGACGAGCGTGAACTTTTATATGAACAATGAGCTTGCCGGATCATCGCCTGTCGGGGCATTAGCCGCGGGGGCAAGCACAACGGTTCCTTTGAATGTGGGCAGCAAGACCGCGGACACCTATTCCGTCACAGCCAAAGTAGACGAGAATAATGCCGTGATCGAAACGAATGAGAGCAATAACAGCTATACGAGTCCAGCTTCGCTTGTAATTGCTCCGATATCCAGCTCGGACCTGATCGGAACCGTCGCCTGGTCGCCTGCTACACCGCAGGCTGGAAATGCCGTCAGCTTCAGTGTTACCCTGAAGAATCAGGGAACCATCGCGACGGCGGGCGGGGCACACGGCATTACGGTTGTCCTCAAAAATGCTTCCGGAGCAACGCTTCAAACATTCACCGGTTCTTACAACGGTTCGCTTGCTGCCGGGGCCTCGGCTAATGTGGCTCTACCGGGCAGCTGGACCGCGCAAACAGGCAGCTATACAGTAACAACTACAATCGCTGCCGATGCCAATGAAGCGGCCTCGAAACAATCGAACAACACGACGACCAACAATCTGGTCGTGTACGGTGCCCGCGGCGCCAGCATGCCTTACAGCCGGTACGATACGGATGAGGCAACACGCGGCGGCGGAGCCGCTTTAAGAACGGCGCCTACCTTTGACCAGTCTTTGACGGCTTCGGAAGCTTCAGGCCAAAGCTACATTGCTTTGCCGTCGAACGGTTCCTATGCCGAATGGACCGTGAAGCAGGGCCAAGGCGGTGCCGGCGTAACCATGAGATTTACGCTGCCGGATACAGCTGACGGCATGGGGCAAAACGGTTCTCTCGACGTTTACGTTAATGGGACCAAAGCCCAAACAGTGTCGCTTACTTCGTATTACAGCTGGCAGTACTTCTCGGGTGACATGCCGGCCGACACGCCAAGCGGCGGCCGTCCACTGTTCCGCTTCGATGAAGTGCACTTCAAACTGGATACGGCGCTGAAAGCTGGCGATAAAATCCGCATTCAGAAAAATAACGGGGACAGTCTCGAATACGGGGTCGACTTCCTCGAAATAGAACCGCTGCCTGCGCCTGTACCTCGTCCGGCCAACTCGGTGTCAGTGACCGATTTCGGGGCGGTAGCAAATGACAACCAGGATGATTTGGCCGCATTTAAGGCGGCGGTAAATGCTGCCGTCTCCGGAGGCAAAGTCCTGTACATTCCGGAAGGCACCTTCCATCTCTCGAGCATGTGGGAAATCGGCTCTGCGAATAACATGATCAACAACCTCACGATTACGGGAGCCGGTATTTGGTACACCAATATTCAGTTCACTAACCCGAACGCGGCGGGAGGAGGCATTTCGCTCCGGATCTCCGGCAAGCTGGATTTCAGCAATGTGTACATGAACTCCAACCTGCGTTCGCGTTACGGCCAAAACGCGATCTATAAAGGTTTTATGGACAATTTCGGCACCAATTCCGTCATCCATGACGTCTGGGTAGAGCACTTCGAATGCGGCATGTGGGTTGGCGATTACGCGCATACGCCGGCCATTTACGCGAACGGTTTGACGGTGGAAAACAGCCGCATCCGCAACAACCTCGCGGACGGCGTCAATTTTGCACAGGGTACCAGCAATTCCACTGTGCGAAATACAAATCTCCGCAACAACGGGGATGACGCTCTGGCTGTCTGGACGAGTGACACCAATGGCGCTCCTGCCGGCGTGAACAACACCTTCTCTTACAACACGATTGAGAACAACTGGCGGGCAGGCGGTATCGCCTTCTTCGGCGGAAGCGGCCACAAAGCGGACCACAACTACATCATTGACTGTGTTGGCGGCTCCGGCATCCGCATGAATACGGTGTTCCCGGGCTACCACTTCCAGAACAATACGGGCATTTTGTTCTCCGATAATACGATCATCAATTGTGGCACCAGCAAAGACCTGTATAACGGCGAACGCGGTGCGATCGATTTGGAAGCTTCAAACGATGCCATCCGGAACGTTACGTTTACCAACATCGACATCATCAACAGCCAGCGTGACGCGATCCAGTTCGGCTATGGCGGCGGCTTCCAGAACATTGTATTCAACAACATCACGATCAACGGAACGGGTCTGGACGGCGTGACCACCTCCCGGTTCTCCGGCCCGCACCTCGGCGCGGCCATCTTCGCTTACACCGGCAACGGTGCGGCTACGTTTAATCATCTGGTAACCAGCAATGTGGCTTACCCGGATCTCTATTACATTCAGAACGGGTTTGGTTTGACGATCAACAATTAA
- a CDS encoding winged helix-turn-helix domain-containing protein, protein MKPIQTTKQALRRFLLETQLLPSVSVEADGDQEAQTAATHQKVLEVLRHLECVQIDPVAAVKPNQHLVLAARIPGYQPSLLNELLRDRAVFEYFANAACVIPMEDYPVFEPVRRRIFTQLDSRLEEIRPVADEVLSKLEQEGPLPAKAFQSDQKVQGYWDNTAKTKASSHAINLLMDMAAIQIVGREGNQRLFDLTSRSIPREWLDLADSITEAEALEGMLQKYFRAYRVFEPSDPRLGWQRLTAKDRRETIARRTAEGKLVQLEVEGVKSPYYILAADLNRLLFHQETENQKDSLGFSAPVVPVRFLPPLDNLLWSRKRLEDLFDFEYRWEIYTPAVKRKYGYYAMPILAGDRLIGRMDPRLDTKKQHLTVQLLQIDPGIDYTGELRQRVEQELERFAKVQGALTLTVQNMRIGE, encoded by the coding sequence GTGAAACCGATTCAAACTACGAAACAAGCGCTCAGGCGTTTTCTGCTCGAGACGCAGCTTTTGCCGAGCGTGAGCGTGGAGGCGGATGGCGATCAGGAGGCTCAAACCGCCGCTACGCATCAAAAGGTGTTAGAGGTTCTGCGTCATTTGGAATGTGTGCAAATTGACCCTGTGGCCGCTGTTAAACCCAATCAGCATTTGGTGCTTGCCGCCCGGATTCCCGGCTATCAGCCGTCCTTATTAAACGAGCTTCTGCGGGATAGAGCCGTGTTCGAATATTTTGCGAATGCAGCGTGCGTGATTCCGATGGAAGATTATCCGGTCTTTGAACCGGTTCGCAGGCGTATTTTCACCCAGCTCGACAGCCGGCTTGAGGAAATCCGGCCGGTTGCCGACGAGGTTTTGAGCAAGCTGGAGCAGGAAGGCCCGCTTCCCGCCAAAGCTTTTCAATCCGATCAGAAGGTTCAGGGGTATTGGGATAATACGGCCAAAACCAAAGCGAGTTCCCATGCGATCAACCTGCTGATGGACATGGCGGCCATTCAGATCGTCGGCCGCGAAGGCAACCAGCGTCTCTTTGATTTGACCAGCCGGAGCATTCCCAGAGAATGGCTGGATCTTGCGGATTCGATTACGGAGGCTGAAGCGCTTGAGGGTATGCTGCAAAAATATTTCCGGGCTTACCGGGTTTTTGAACCCTCGGATCCCCGTTTGGGATGGCAGCGCCTCACGGCGAAAGACCGCCGGGAAACGATAGCGAGAAGGACGGCAGAAGGCAAACTTGTCCAGCTGGAGGTGGAGGGCGTAAAAAGTCCTTACTACATCCTGGCCGCCGATCTAAACCGCCTGCTGTTCCATCAGGAGACAGAAAATCAAAAGGACTCACTCGGCTTTTCCGCTCCCGTCGTTCCCGTCCGTTTCCTTCCGCCGCTGGATAATTTGTTGTGGAGCCGGAAACGGCTGGAGGACTTGTTCGACTTCGAATACCGCTGGGAGATTTATACGCCGGCCGTCAAGCGGAAATACGGCTACTATGCCATGCCGATTTTGGCCGGCGACCGGCTGATCGGCCGGATGGATCCGCGGCTCGACACCAAAAAGCAGCATTTAACCGTCCAGCTGCTGCAAATCGATCCGGGAATCGACTATACGGGCGAACTCCGGCAAAGGGTGGAGCAGGAGCTCGAACGTTTTGCAAAGGTCCAGGGGGCTCTGACGCTCACGGTTCAAAACATGCGGATCGGCGAATAA
- a CDS encoding SDR family oxidoreductase, translating to MYILITGANRGLGFELALEALKRGHNVIAGARNPAEKEGKLQPLLDKYSDQLQVVRLDVQDEDTIAAASAELRRQGISLDAIINNAAILKARDTRIEELDMKDVAESFDVNLFGPMRVVKHMLPLLAESEASVINISSEAGSLTNAYPNDYPYGITKTALNMFTLQLSSLLKDRGVQVLSVHPGWMRTDMGGEQAAMDPADSATGMLDLAERKTAPKSRYHFVKFNGDEMPI from the coding sequence ATGTACATACTTATCACCGGGGCTAACCGGGGGTTGGGTTTTGAACTGGCGCTGGAAGCGCTTAAGAGAGGGCACAACGTCATAGCCGGAGCAAGAAATCCGGCGGAGAAAGAAGGGAAGCTGCAGCCGCTCTTGGACAAATATTCTGACCAGCTTCAGGTTGTTCGCCTGGATGTGCAGGACGAGGATACGATTGCCGCGGCTTCGGCAGAGCTTCGCAGGCAGGGGATTTCCCTGGACGCAATCATTAACAATGCTGCTATTTTGAAAGCAAGGGATACCCGGATCGAAGAGCTGGACATGAAGGATGTGGCCGAATCTTTTGACGTGAACCTGTTTGGTCCAATGAGGGTGGTCAAACATATGCTGCCGCTGCTGGCCGAGTCGGAAGCTTCCGTCATCAATATTTCTTCCGAGGCAGGAAGCTTAACGAATGCGTATCCCAACGACTATCCGTACGGGATCACCAAAACGGCGCTAAACATGTTTACGCTGCAGCTCAGCAGTTTGCTGAAGGACCGGGGCGTTCAGGTTCTGAGCGTGCATCCGGGCTGGATGCGGACCGATATGGGCGGAGAACAGGCCGCTATGGATCCCGCTGACAGCGCCACCGGCATGCTGGATTTGGCGGAAAGAAAGACGGCGCCCAAGTCGAGGTATCATTTTGTGAAATTTAACGGGGATGAAATGCCGATTTAA
- a CDS encoding TolB family protein translates to MNKIDETIKPEDRGVTSILETIDVQTGERLVLAEFEELIEAPNWTRDGRTLIYNSGGSLFKFDLETRESTRMNSGFANHCNNDHVLSPDNRRVAVSHHTKEDGKSRIYIFPMVGGKPELITPMAPSYLHGWSPDGSKLAYCAERGGVFNIYTIPAEGGVETQLTHTPGLDDGPEYSPDGAHIWFNSTRTGLMQVWRMNPDGSEQTQVMEEDSNNWFPHVSPDGTKVVYIAYRKGDVDPADHPPNKQVQLRMMDYDGGNVRVLADLFGGQGTINVNSWSPDSRQIAFVSYRLRG, encoded by the coding sequence TTGAATAAGATCGACGAAACAATCAAACCGGAGGATCGGGGCGTTACCAGCATTCTGGAGACGATCGATGTGCAGACTGGAGAAAGGCTCGTGCTGGCCGAGTTCGAAGAGCTGATCGAAGCGCCGAACTGGACCCGGGATGGACGCACCCTCATCTATAACAGCGGCGGATCGCTGTTTAAATTCGATTTGGAAACACGGGAGAGCACCCGGATGAATTCCGGTTTTGCGAACCACTGCAACAACGACCATGTCCTGTCGCCGGATAACCGGCGTGTAGCAGTCAGCCATCACACCAAGGAGGACGGGAAGTCCAGAATTTATATTTTCCCGATGGTAGGTGGAAAGCCGGAGCTGATCACGCCGATGGCGCCAAGTTATTTGCACGGCTGGTCGCCGGACGGCAGCAAGCTCGCTTACTGCGCGGAACGCGGCGGCGTATTTAATATCTATACGATCCCGGCCGAAGGCGGAGTAGAGACTCAGCTTACGCATACACCTGGTCTTGACGACGGGCCGGAATATTCGCCGGACGGCGCCCATATCTGGTTTAACTCCACGCGGACCGGCCTCATGCAGGTTTGGCGGATGAACCCGGACGGCAGCGAGCAAACGCAGGTGATGGAGGAAGACAGCAACAACTGGTTTCCGCATGTTTCCCCCGACGGCACCAAAGTGGTTTATATCGCTTACCGCAAAGGGGACGTGGACCCGGCGGATCATCCGCCGAACAAACAGGTCCAGCTTCGGATGATGGACTATGACGGCGGGAACGTCCGCGTATTGGCTGACTTGTTTGGAGGACAAGGGACGATCAACGTCAACTCCTGGTCCCCGGACAGCCGGCAGATTGCTTTCGTCAGCTACCGATTGAGAGGATAA
- the ggt gene encoding gamma-glutamyltransferase, with protein MFDSYHHPHPAYRRPLFARGGMVAASQPLAAQAGLDILKKGGNAIDAAIAAAAALTVVEPTANGIGSDAFALVWTDGKLHGLNASGPAPLSISSEAVRAAGHKKMPVYGAIPVTVPGTPAGWAELSRRFGRLPLSEVLQPAIDYAENGFPVSPTAAYFWEKAYARFKEIFTESHYEPWFTTFAPAGRAPKPGEMWRSPDHARTLRLIGETGAEAFYRGELAERIAEFVQQAGGYLQASDLAAYQPEWVQPISTAYRGYDVWEIPPNGQGLVALMALNIVKGFDFTGSDEVRHYHRQIEAMKLAFADGQKYITDSRHMNTDVKRLLSEEYGARRRSLIGAAALEPEAGDPHASGTVYLAAADGEGSMVSFIQSNYMGFGSGLVVPGTGIALQNRGSDFSLEDGHENRLEPGKRTYHTIIPGFLTRNGQAVGPFGVMGGYMQPQGHMQVVMNTIDYGLHPQAALDAPRWQWTGGKTVLVEPTFPNATAQALARLGHDIRITLDSGSFGRGQIIWRDPETGVLCGGTDSRTDGTVAAW; from the coding sequence ATGTTTGATTCTTATCATCATCCCCATCCTGCCTACCGGAGACCTCTCTTCGCCCGTGGAGGCATGGTTGCGGCCTCTCAGCCTCTGGCAGCACAGGCGGGACTGGACATCCTCAAAAAAGGCGGAAACGCCATCGATGCCGCTATCGCGGCAGCGGCAGCGCTGACTGTCGTAGAGCCAACTGCAAACGGCATTGGCAGCGATGCCTTCGCCCTGGTCTGGACGGATGGGAAGCTTCACGGCCTCAATGCCAGCGGCCCCGCTCCCTTGTCCATCTCAAGCGAAGCTGTAAGGGCCGCCGGACATAAGAAAATGCCTGTTTACGGCGCAATTCCCGTCACCGTGCCGGGAACACCCGCCGGCTGGGCGGAGCTGTCCCGCCGTTTCGGACGACTGCCCTTGAGCGAGGTGCTGCAGCCGGCCATTGATTACGCGGAGAACGGGTTCCCCGTTTCGCCGACGGCCGCTTATTTCTGGGAAAAAGCTTATGCGCGTTTCAAGGAAATTTTTACTGAAAGCCATTATGAGCCTTGGTTTACCACCTTCGCACCGGCAGGCCGTGCACCCAAACCCGGAGAAATGTGGCGATCGCCGGACCATGCAAGAACACTGCGACTGATCGGCGAAACGGGAGCGGAAGCCTTTTACAGAGGGGAGCTTGCGGAACGCATTGCGGAGTTTGTACAGCAGGCCGGCGGTTACTTGCAGGCAAGCGATCTGGCGGCCTATCAGCCGGAGTGGGTGCAGCCGATCAGCACGGCCTACCGAGGTTATGACGTATGGGAAATCCCGCCGAACGGACAGGGACTTGTAGCGTTGATGGCGCTAAATATAGTTAAGGGCTTTGATTTTACGGGTTCCGATGAAGTCCGGCATTATCATCGTCAGATCGAAGCGATGAAGCTGGCTTTCGCGGACGGCCAGAAATACATTACGGACAGCCGCCATATGAACACGGACGTAAAACGCCTGCTGTCCGAGGAATACGGCGCCCGTCGGCGCAGCCTGATCGGCGCCGCAGCGCTCGAGCCGGAAGCCGGCGACCCGCATGCGAGCGGGACGGTGTACCTGGCGGCGGCCGATGGCGAAGGCAGCATGGTTTCTTTTATCCAAAGCAACTACATGGGATTCGGTTCGGGACTTGTGGTGCCGGGAACGGGGATCGCCCTGCAGAACCGGGGCAGCGATTTCTCACTTGAGGACGGCCATGAGAACCGTCTGGAGCCCGGCAAACGGACTTATCATACGATCATTCCCGGGTTCCTGACGAGAAACGGCCAGGCCGTCGGCCCGTTTGGCGTTATGGGCGGGTACATGCAGCCCCAGGGCCATATGCAGGTAGTGATGAATACGATCGACTACGGCCTTCATCCCCAGGCCGCCTTGGATGCGCCAAGATGGCAGTGGACAGGCGGGAAAACGGTTCTTGTCGAACCGACCTTTCCCAACGCGACCGCGCAGGCGCTCGCCCGGCTCGGGCATGATATCCGGATTACGCTCGATTCCGGTTCTTTCGGACGCGGGCAGATCATCTGGCGGGATCCCGAAACCGGCGTGCTTTGCGGAGGGACGGATTCCCGGACAGACGGCACGGTAGCCGCTTGGTAA
- a CDS encoding ThuA domain-containing protein codes for MVNLKVTVWNEYRHEREDEKVAEIYPSGIHEAIGGYLAQDGTLEIRTATLDEPEHGLTDEVLADTDVLIWWGHVAHHEVRDDIVQKVRDRVLDGMGLIVLHSAHASKIFEMLLGTHTGRLKWREEGEKERLWVVEPNHPIAAGLGEYIELPQEEMYGERFEIPAPDELVFISWFEGGEVFRSGCCYKRGKGKLFYFRPGHESFPTYHHPDVIKVIANAVHWAAPAAGSPVTYGRVEPLEPLKVMKHV; via the coding sequence ATGGTTAACCTTAAGGTTACAGTTTGGAACGAATATCGGCATGAACGGGAAGATGAGAAGGTAGCAGAGATTTATCCGTCCGGCATTCACGAGGCCATCGGCGGCTATCTGGCTCAGGACGGCACATTGGAGATCCGCACAGCAACCCTTGATGAACCTGAACACGGGTTAACGGATGAAGTTTTGGCAGATACGGATGTGCTGATCTGGTGGGGGCATGTCGCTCATCATGAGGTGAGAGATGACATTGTGCAGAAGGTAAGAGATCGGGTTCTTGATGGCATGGGGCTTATCGTGCTTCACTCCGCTCATGCTTCGAAGATCTTTGAGATGCTGCTTGGAACCCATACCGGCCGGCTTAAATGGCGGGAGGAAGGCGAGAAGGAACGTTTATGGGTCGTTGAACCCAACCACCCGATTGCCGCCGGTTTAGGCGAATATATTGAACTGCCTCAGGAGGAAATGTATGGGGAGCGGTTCGAAATTCCGGCACCGGATGAACTGGTCTTCATTTCCTGGTTTGAAGGCGGGGAAGTGTTCCGCAGCGGCTGTTGTTACAAGCGGGGGAAAGGGAAGTTGTTTTACTTCCGTCCCGGGCATGAGTCATTTCCAACTTACCACCATCCGGATGTGATCAAAGTTATTGCCAATGCCGTACACTGGGCTGCGCCTGCAGCAGGTTCCCCGGTCACGTATGGCCGGGTAGAGCCTCTTGAGCCGCTTAAAGTGATGAAGCATGTCTGA
- a CDS encoding Ada metal-binding domain-containing protein, with protein MQQELFDRIYASLAKKETTYDGIYYTCVKTTRIFCRPSCRARTPLPRNILFVTTVQEARNAGFRPCKRCRPELPGKQNPDERLAAEVNKLLANSLHRSMTLQEIADALVISPFHLQRLYKRITGSTPAVHLQKLRLAEARKRLESSDGADTISAVAKAVGYRSHSHFSSWFSQETGMTPSEYREVYKERSQGR; from the coding sequence GTGCAACAGGAATTGTTTGACCGGATCTACGCATCTTTGGCCAAGAAGGAAACTACATATGATGGCATTTATTATACCTGCGTCAAAACGACCCGTATTTTTTGCCGCCCGTCCTGCCGCGCGAGAACACCTCTTCCCCGGAACATTCTATTTGTGACTACTGTACAAGAAGCGAGAAATGCAGGCTTTCGTCCGTGCAAACGCTGCCGGCCGGAGCTTCCGGGCAAGCAGAATCCGGATGAAAGGCTGGCGGCTGAAGTGAACAAGCTGCTGGCGAACAGCCTTCACCGTTCAATGACCCTCCAAGAGATTGCCGATGCGCTGGTCATTAGTCCTTTTCATCTGCAGAGACTGTATAAACGGATCACCGGCTCTACGCCTGCCGTTCATTTGCAGAAGCTCAGATTAGCCGAAGCCAGAAAAAGACTGGAGAGCAGCGATGGCGCTGACACGATCTCTGCCGTCGCAAAAGCGGTCGGATACCGCAGCCACTCTCATTTTTCGAGCTGGTTCTCCCAGGAGACGGGGATGACGCCCAGCGAATATCGCGAGGTTTATAAGGAGAGGAGTCAGGGACGATGA
- a CDS encoding methylated-DNA--[protein]-cysteine S-methyltransferase: protein MTRSVIYWTQLEPGNAASWTFLATEQGICRVLYPGDSPDRWISWLKRLAPGAQLKENREAIDRFGIFELWNDYFNGKRVSFDSVPLNELGTPFQQEVWAQLRQIPYGTVWTYRELAAAIGRPQAVRAVGTANGANPLPILVPCHRVIGSNRTLVGYRGGLAIKEMLLHLEGVESIDSKGHARFQF, encoded by the coding sequence ATGACTAGATCTGTAATTTATTGGACACAACTGGAGCCGGGCAACGCCGCTTCATGGACATTTCTTGCGACAGAGCAAGGAATATGCCGGGTTCTGTACCCGGGAGATTCTCCGGATCGTTGGATCAGCTGGCTCAAGCGGCTGGCTCCGGGAGCGCAGCTGAAGGAGAACCGGGAAGCTATAGACAGGTTTGGGATTTTTGAGCTGTGGAACGATTATTTTAACGGGAAAAGGGTCTCTTTCGACTCGGTGCCGCTAAATGAATTAGGTACGCCGTTTCAACAGGAGGTCTGGGCCCAATTACGGCAGATTCCTTACGGCACGGTCTGGACCTACCGGGAGCTTGCTGCAGCCATCGGCCGCCCTCAGGCAGTCCGTGCGGTGGGAACGGCCAACGGGGCCAATCCGCTGCCGATTCTGGTGCCGTGCCACCGGGTAATCGGCTCAAACCGTACCTTGGTCGGTTACCGCGGAGGTTTAGCGATTAAGGAGATGCTGCTGCATCTGGAAGGAGTGGAGTCCATTGATTCAAAGGGACACGCCCGTTTCCAATTTTGA
- a CDS encoding DNA-3-methyladenine glycosylase family protein — translation MIQRDTPVSNFELRIPTPEGFDFAHCLDYLGRSSEECLYEIHEQTVRKLLVINDRSVLLQVGSQGGRLLKAVVLHGGPLTAAEQQTVEAYIRNWFDLERDLGPFYILAEEDVMLNGIAKSFYGLRMVGIPDLFEALCWAVLGQQINLSFAYALKKNITYAYGNPLDWNGRRYYSFPSAKQLLATSPEELGAMKVSRAKSAALLEIAQRMESGELSRDQLIRLGDYDQMGEHLQRIKGIGPWTSHYVRMRCLGDPGAFPIGDAGLRNAVKLAAGLEEKPSEAFLQQLFEPWKGWEAYVTFYLWRTLY, via the coding sequence TTGATTCAAAGGGACACGCCCGTTTCCAATTTTGAGTTGAGAATTCCAACGCCTGAAGGTTTTGATTTTGCCCACTGTCTGGACTATTTGGGAAGGTCTTCAGAAGAGTGCCTTTATGAAATTCATGAGCAGACGGTTCGAAAGCTGCTTGTCATAAACGACCGGAGTGTATTGCTTCAGGTGGGCAGTCAAGGGGGCCGTCTTCTAAAGGCAGTGGTTCTGCACGGGGGGCCGCTTACAGCTGCCGAACAGCAGACCGTTGAAGCGTATATCCGGAATTGGTTTGATCTGGAGCGAGACTTGGGGCCATTCTATATCCTGGCCGAAGAGGATGTTATGCTGAATGGGATTGCGAAGTCGTTTTACGGGTTGCGGATGGTAGGGATACCAGATCTGTTTGAGGCGCTTTGCTGGGCTGTCCTTGGCCAGCAGATCAATTTATCCTTTGCGTATGCGCTTAAGAAAAATATAACTTACGCCTACGGCAATCCTTTGGATTGGAACGGCCGCCGTTATTATAGCTTCCCGTCTGCCAAGCAGCTGCTCGCGACTTCGCCGGAAGAATTGGGAGCGATGAAAGTATCTCGCGCCAAAAGCGCCGCCCTGCTGGAAATCGCCCAAAGGATGGAGAGCGGGGAGTTATCCCGGGATCAGCTGATCCGTTTGGGCGACTATGATCAAATGGGCGAGCATCTTCAGCGTATCAAAGGAATCGGCCCCTGGACGTCCCATTATGTGCGGATGCGATGTCTGGGAGATCCGGGGGCCTTTCCGATTGGCGACGCAGGGCTGCGCAACGCTGTTAAATTGGCGGCGGGGCTTGAGGAGAAGCCCTCCGAAGCTTTTCTCCAGCAGCTCTTTGAACCCTGGAAGGGATGGGAGGCTTACGTTACCTTTTATTTATGGCGTACCTTATATTAA